GAGCTTAGATGATGTTATAGTTCTTATTGTAATTTAATACTTGTTTTTGTTTGTATTAAATTTTTATTGAGCTTTTAGTAATGTAATTTTAAGAAAATAGCAAAATAACACGGATATCTTATTCGACTTTGGCGTATTGGAATAGAGGCGACTATAAAATTAGGCTAGTAAATTTTCTAAAAAATAGTGATAAGCCACTTCTTTTGTAGTATTTTCAAGAGGAATCGCATCCTAAAATTTCTATTTATAATTTTATTTTTTGATTATATGAACTTTGTGTATAGGGCAATTTCGTACATTTTATATGTATTTTAAATTTATTCATATAATAGCGTTTTAATTTGCTATCTAAAGGTATAAGATGAAAAAAATTTTAATTATTGCTGGCTCTTGCAGTAACGGTGGAGCAGGAATTCAAGCTGATATCAAGGCCTGTTCGTACTTTGGATGCTATTCAGCTACAGCAGTTACGGCTCTCACTGCCGAAAATTCAGATAGGATAAAGAATATAGTCTCTCTTGATGCAAATTTTGTAAAAGATCAGCTTGATATGCTGAGTGCTGAATTTGATTTTGATGCCGTTAAAATCGGCATGCTTTTTAACGAGGAGATAATGGATGTAGTGGGGCAATTTCTGTATAACAACAAAGCTCCAGTGGTTCTAGATCCTGTTTGCGTATCAAAAATGGGACATAAATTAATTAAAGATAGTGCTATTGATAAATTAAAAGATCTTATGCGATTTGCGACTGTATCAACTCCGAATTTACGTGAGGCAGAAGTGCTTTTTAGTGGTAATTTTTCAAATTTGCCTTGTGATACCATAGTAAAAAAACATATAGTTGGAGATAAAAGCATAGATACTCTATATCGCAAAGATGGTAGCAAGAGTAGTTTTGAGGCTCCTTTGGCTGATCCCTTGGTTATTATCGGTGCAGGATGTACTTTTTCTAGCTCGCTGGCTTGCCTTTTGGCTCAAGGAAATAGTATAGAGGACGCTATTAAGCAAGCAAAAAAGTATATTTATAATGCTATTACAAGTGGTGTTGATACAAAATTAGGTGAGAGGAAGTTACTAAATCACACAGCAAAAGCCTAGTATCAGGCCTTCTTTTCGAGTATATTCTTACCGGTCTCTTTATGTATTTACTTAGATTACGCTAGAAAAATATAAATTTTTGGAAGGAAATAGCGCCAAATATGCGCGTTTTTTGATATACTAAAAGAGGCTGGATTTAGCAAGACTCAAAATATCGCGCATGAAAACGGCAGATGGAATTTATACGTCGCGATTAAATAGATTGCTTTTTGCTAACGGCAGCGGAGTTTGTAAGTAGATCGTGTAAATTTAACTTGTCTTTGCGAAAAAAGCATAGGCAAATTCCAACCAAGCTAAAGCCGGCCAAAACAAAGCAGATATAGCGAAGCAGAGCGTGAAAGAAGCCTAGCTTCTGACCATTTTTTAAATTTACAAGGTAGATATCTTGGCTTTTATAACCTGGAGTTTGCGCTTTGATGCTTTGAAAAAGGCAGATGATAACGCCGAATAAAAAATTTGTGATAAAGATCGCTAGCTGGTTGTTTTGAAACTCGTTTTTGCCGTCTAAAACGGCATAAGTCGTGATGTAAAGAATTGGCATAAGTATGAAAAAAACATCGGTTATAAAGGCTTTTATGCGTGAAGGAACGCTTGCGATGACTGCTTTTTGCTTTGCCAAATTTTCTCCTGTTTTGATATGAAGTCCGTGCAGTTTAGTAGAGCTAAATTTATCCCCATCAAGACCGCACGGAAATTTTAGTTGCCTCTACTTCCCGGCTTTATAGCTATACTGCCGTCCTTGCATAGCGGGCAGTTTTGCGGTTCGTAAATTTCAAACTCAAAATTTCCAAGCGCAAATATCGGCAGATCGTTTGGTAGCTTGCAGCTTGGCTTTCGCTCACTCTTTAAATTTGTTAGCGGACAAAATCCACGGTTGGCAAGCGCTGCAAATGCAACAACTTCTCCGCCAAGATCTTTTATGATGTTTGCCGCCTCAAGTGCGGAGCCGCCAGTGGTAATGATGTCTTCGCAGATGATAAATTTCTCTCCCTCATGCACCTCAAAGCCGCGGCGCAGAGTCATCACGCGATCAACTCTTTCCGTAAATATAAATCTCTTTTTTGCTGCGCGAGCAAGCTCGTATCCTGCCAAAATTCCGCCTATCGCAGGTGAGCACACAGCGTCAAATTTAATTCCCGCTTTGGATATAACGCGAGCTAGTTCATCGGCTAGTTTGCCTGCTATCATCGGATTTTCAAGCACTTTTGCGCTTTGCAGATAAAACTGCGAATGGTTACCGCTCGTTAGCAAAAAATGCCCCTTAAGATAAGCGCCCGCCTCTTTATAAATTTGCTCTAAATTCATCATGAACCCCTTAAAATTT
This Campylobacter sp. RM16192 DNA region includes the following protein-coding sequences:
- the pyrE gene encoding orotate phosphoribosyltransferase, producing the protein MNLEQIYKEAGAYLKGHFLLTSGNHSQFYLQSAKVLENPMIAGKLADELARVISKAGIKFDAVCSPAIGGILAGYELARAAKKRFIFTERVDRVMTLRRGFEVHEGEKFIICEDIITTGGSALEAANIIKDLGGEVVAFAALANRGFCPLTNLKSERKPSCKLPNDLPIFALGNFEFEIYEPQNCPLCKDGSIAIKPGSRGN
- a CDS encoding hydroxymethylpyrimidine/phosphomethylpyrimidine kinase gives rise to the protein MKKILIIAGSCSNGGAGIQADIKACSYFGCYSATAVTALTAENSDRIKNIVSLDANFVKDQLDMLSAEFDFDAVKIGMLFNEEIMDVVGQFLYNNKAPVVLDPVCVSKMGHKLIKDSAIDKLKDLMRFATVSTPNLREAEVLFSGNFSNLPCDTIVKKHIVGDKSIDTLYRKDGSKSSFEAPLADPLVIIGAGCTFSSSLACLLAQGNSIEDAIKQAKKYIYNAITSGVDTKLGERKLLNHTAKA
- a CDS encoding RDD family protein, whose translation is MAKQKAVIASVPSRIKAFITDVFFILMPILYITTYAVLDGKNEFQNNQLAIFITNFLFGVIICLFQSIKAQTPGYKSQDIYLVNLKNGQKLGFFHALLRYICFVLAGFSLVGICLCFFRKDKLNLHDLLTNSAAVSKKQSI